One stretch of Candidatus Latescibacterota bacterium DNA includes these proteins:
- a CDS encoding topoisomerase DNA-binding C4 zinc finger domain-containing protein gives MNKPIKKCYNCDALMVLRTGPYGQFWGCSRFPKCDYTWKPRKTLYWDTPHWGNDWDETHEDYFGMDGGHRF, from the coding sequence ATGAACAAACCCATTAAGAAATGCTACAACTGCGACGCACTTATGGTACTTAGGACGGGCCCTTACGGACAATTTTGGGGCTGCTCACGCTTTCCTAAGTGTGACTACACCTGGAAGCCTCGTAAAACGTTATACTGGGACACGCCACATTGGGGAAACGACTGGGATGAAACTCATGAGGACTACTTTGGTATGGACGGTGGGCATAGATTCTGA